The Urbifossiella limnaea nucleotide sequence GCGCCGACGACGCCACCGCCGACCACGACGACTCGCTTCGCCATCCGAGATTCCCCTCACGCAGCCGGCGGCCCGTGAAGGGGTGAAGGGGTGAGCGGGTGAAGGGGTGAGCAAGACAACCGCTCGTCACCCCTTCACCCCTTCACCCCTTCACCCCTTCACGCGAACCCGGATACCTCAGTCGTCACTTCTTCGCCGCCGGGGCCGCCAGGCCGCCCGTCGTCAGCGGGAAGTCGTCGGTGCGGAAGGGCGTCGCCGGCAGGCCGCCGCCCTTCTTGTCGGGGTTCGAGTTGAACAGGTTCACGACCGGGTAGTTCTTCCACCCGAACCGCACCGCCACCGGCGCGTCGATGCCCGGGGACGTCACCACCACCGTGTCGCCCACGATGGCCGCCTGCGCCGGGCGGAACATCTTGTCGGCCCCGCACGCCTCGAACCCGTTGAGCGTCCCGTACCTCTTGGTCAGCCCGCCGCCGACGTGGTCGAACGACAGCACCGCCTTGTTCCCTTCCACCTTCATGCTCTTGTACACCGGGCCGCTGCCGACGACCTTCTGCCCGTACACCAGCTCCCGCGCCGACAGCCCGAGCCGGGTGCCGACGGTGAACTTGTCCTTCGGGTGGATGTCGAGCAGGTCGCCCACGTCGGTGATGACCGCCATGCCGACCTTCGGCAGCTGCTGCGTGGCGAGCAGCTGCGCCTCGCGGAGCTCGGCCCAGCTGACGCCGTCGGCGTCGTTGGCGTGCCACGGGGCGAGCTGGACGCACAGGAACGCGAAGTCGTTCCCCCACTTCGCCCGCCAGTCCTTAATCATCGTCTGGAACAGGCTGCGGTACTCGTACGCCTTGCCGGCGTTCGACTCGCCCTGGTACCAGATGGCGCCCTTGATCGGGAACGGCAGCAGCGGGTGGATCATCGCGTTGTACAGGCTCGCCGGCGAGCCGGGGCCGACCGGCGCCTTCGCGGCCTTCGCGGCGTCGGCGTAGTACTTCAGTTCCGGCACCGCGGCCATCGCCTCGGCGCTGGCCCACGCCTGCGCCGGGGTGCCACCCCACGACGTGTGGATGAGCCCGACGGGGACGTTGCCGAGGCTCCGCTGGACGTGGTTGCCGAAGTGGTACGCCACGGCCGAGAACCCGCCGACGTTGCCGGCGTCCGGCTCGGCCCAGCTGCTGAAGTGCTTCAAATCCTTCTGGTCGGTCAGCGGCGTCGTCGAGGTCCGCTTGGCGACGGTGAACAGCCGGACGTTCTTGTTCTGCGGCTGGTTCTTGTACCGGTCCGCGTCCCAGCTGGCGTTGACCGACCACTCCATGTTCGACTGCCCGGAGCAGACCCACACGTCGCCCACGGCGACGTTCTTCAGCTCGACCGAAGTCTTGCCCTTGATGCCGAGGGTGTGCCCGGTGCCGGCCTTCTGCGGCGGCAGCTTGGCGAGCCACTTGCCGTCCTTGTCGGCGGTCGCCTTCGCGGTCGCGTCGCCGAGGGACACGGTGACTTCTTCGCCCGGCTCGGCCAGCCCCCACACGGGTACGGCGGTGTCGCGCTGGAGGACCATGTGGTCGGTGAACAGCGGGTGCGGCAGCACGTCGGCGCGGGCGGCGGGGGCGAACCCGACGGCGGCGGCGAGGGCGAGGAACCGGGCGAGGCGCATGGGAGGAGGCTCCGAGAGGAAAGGCGGGGCGGATAAGCTACGGCCGCGCGCGCCGGCCGGCGAGCGCTTTGGGTTCCGCCGCTTGCGGCGTAGCGGCGCCGTGCTACGCCGCGAGCGGCGATGGCCCGGGTCGCGCCGCCCGGGTACAATCACCTCCTCCCTGCCTCCCCCCGGAGCCCGTTCATGCGGCGCCTCGCTCTCGCACTCGCGGCGGCCCTCGCGCTCGCCCACCCGGCCGCCGCCCAGGGGCCGGCGCTCGTCGCCCCCACCGGGCCGCTGTCGCCCGCCGACGAACTCGCCGGCTTCCAGCTGCCGCCCGGCTTCGTCGCGCAGCTCGTCGCCAGCGAGCCCGAGATTCAGAAGCCCATGCAGATGGCGTGGGACGCCAAGGGCCGGCTCTGGGTCACCACGTCGTTCCACTACCCGTTCGCGGTCGAGAACAACCCCACCGACAAGGTGTTCGTCCTCTCCGACTTCAACGCCAACGGCCGCGCCAAGAAGGTGCAGACCTTCGCCGCCGACCTCAACATCCCGATCGGCATCCTGCCGCTGCCCGACTGCAAATCCGTGCTCGTGTCCAGCGTCGGCGAGATCCGGCTGTACAAGGACGCCGACACGGACGGCGTCAGCGAGAGCCACGAGGTGCTGTACAAGGGCTTCGGCAGCCGCGACACGCACGGCATGTACAACTCGTAC carries:
- a CDS encoding sialate O-acetylesterase; this encodes MRLARFLALAAAVGFAPAARADVLPHPLFTDHMVLQRDTAVPVWGLAEPGEEVTVSLGDATAKATADKDGKWLAKLPPQKAGTGHTLGIKGKTSVELKNVAVGDVWVCSGQSNMEWSVNASWDADRYKNQPQNKNVRLFTVAKRTSTTPLTDQKDLKHFSSWAEPDAGNVGGFSAVAYHFGNHVQRSLGNVPVGLIHTSWGGTPAQAWASAEAMAAVPELKYYADAAKAAKAPVGPGSPASLYNAMIHPLLPFPIKGAIWYQGESNAGKAYEYRSLFQTMIKDWRAKWGNDFAFLCVQLAPWHANDADGVSWAELREAQLLATQQLPKVGMAVITDVGDLLDIHPKDKFTVGTRLGLSARELVYGQKVVGSGPVYKSMKVEGNKAVLSFDHVGGGLTKRYGTLNGFEACGADKMFRPAQAAIVGDTVVVTSPGIDAPVAVRFGWKNYPVVNLFNSNPDKKGGGLPATPFRTDDFPLTTGGLAAPAAKK